In Triticum aestivum cultivar Chinese Spring chromosome 5B, IWGSC CS RefSeq v2.1, whole genome shotgun sequence, the following proteins share a genomic window:
- the LOC123112805 gene encoding zinc finger CCCH domain-containing protein 19 isoform X2 — protein sequence MPTTPDIVLEGDGGGGGGDKPEEDAQAAGDDVAARETVGVANDSDPADEKPEEGAGAGLQSNEVGAAAVDDPADLGASLADVGSDQTGQGIHDGAGEADQFGLGAQDDAPLIVDSDIAVSDYGVDAHDEEGAPMDVVAAAELIDREAELVKEDHDVAEEGTEVDTHPTTGNDDGEEAVAAADDASTDEGRQMDAVSISRDVDEEKAAGAVGVNATGEDIQVDAVDPTVVDNQEKEISSPGDDSAGEKGTAGVEGEKDVMAAQNVAEESDRVPEEAELDMIDNVVAEEVTEMDILASTGNGNEDEGVVTAGDASADEGTSMDAVSISRDVNEEKCTDAAGVGSTDEDMQVDEGDEQEKEAGDDGADEEGVEKHAVTMTGEDEEDDMAEQNIAEEADSVPEEAEVDLAGDVPEEEDVQIYEDDDDDEPPPLARRGVGRPKRGRASSKAQAVVKPSVKRKDEEEVCFICFDGGELVICDRRFCPKAYHPSCINRDDDFFKSKGQWTCGWHICSNCQKPARQMCYTCTFSLCKVCIKDTNFIPVRGTKGFCETCLNTVMLIENKEEATEQMDVDFDDKESWWSLFKDYWLNLKEKLPLPYAEISAARRSYLGELPEANDEEEANSDSLPKTRGKKRLKRAADEDISEGKGTTRKYTKQGSVSRDAKPKKPRGAKARQLSKRASSSDHGPKESESVGTSTSSAEEASWASKELLDFVAHMRNGDKSVLSQFEVQRLVLDYITRENLRDPRGKSMIVCDSWLQSLSGKERVGHFEMLKLLESHFPLAEVSPADIDGNHGGVVDPDPSQDADGNSEASVVMSSEKRRKSRKYDPRALQTNLDDFAAIDNHNIGLIYLRRNLMEELIGDADTFNEKVLGAFVRIRISGTGQRQDIYRLVQIVGTGTAAEKYKCGKKTTDITLEILNLDKKEVITIDITSNQEFTEEECKRLRQSIKCGFISRLTVGEIQEKARVLQSVKVNDWIESEKMRLAHLRDRASDMGHRKELRECVEKLKLLSTPEERARRLKEEPEIHADPAMDPNYESPEEPEEDAERSSFSKLRGSFSRKDINPVSPGKGEGRNAARDSRTNWESNRNTWSSTQLESPHGRRSTFSSHGESAGYTGKSESPNISAQKVNVEVTAANTPHGPSVISSQTLTANLMSPTPASQSTVNESEKIWQYMDPSNKIQGPFSIVQLRKWNSSGYFPHNLKIWKSNEKQEDSILLPDALAGKFEKDLPPWEPPLGSSSQTDKGYLRSSSDVGARPSDSLVERTKAGEHISKSAVLNKSQSFPDTTNAGSTVIQSGAQSYYGTQNPQAAFASQQSLIESWNASSSQFGAAVNPMTLPQPTIGGGFSGQNNTVAGNVGQLTPVPAPATVGTEIVNSQSSDRGLGQPGAAPSNTQQFEDARNQSTDASNSTQLMTHAQVANTSGQAQGAGNTNWGSALQSNANMAWGVMGQANMNMPWAAPAQGAASYNMGMTMPTQQNAVQNMGWVTPNPGNTNMNMVWPTNQGQGTPNAAAMMGAQMQGVAMAPWGGAIAQGNANSYPGWVPQVGNASQNAGGWSAPPQGNSGPNPVNGTGQGNNNVNWNSPSGNPTWNNQQEFNGGGSRGRSWRPQSGVRGTRPPCHLFQRTGSCNKEHCPYSHTPGDEGYSQRNDRHFDRRPSSNERSRHDRRPSSNERPQHDRRPSSNERPQHDRQNDKHFDRQASGSERQQDRPDSRQSGWDGWDNTGKADRSESKERQ from the exons ATGCCGACCACCCCGGATATCGTGctggagggcgacggcggcggaggagggggcgaCAAGCCTGAGGAGGACGCCCAGGCCGCCGGAGACGACGTGGCGGCGAGGGAGACTGTAGGTGTCGCCAACGACTCTGATCCGGCTGATGAgaagcccgaggagggcgctggcgCTGGGTTGCAGTCGAATGAGGTGGGCGCTGCCGCTGTGGATGATCCCGCAGACCTGGGTGCTTCCCTGGCTGATGTCGGTTCCGACCAGACTGGTCAGGGGATTCATGATGGTGCTGGCGAGGCTGATCAATTTGGACTCGGTGCGCAAGATGATGCTCCTCTTATTGTGGACAGTGATATCGCAGTTAGTGATTATGGGGTGGATGCTCATGATGAGGAGGGGGCACCAATGGATGTAGTTGCTGCAGCTGAGTTAATTGATAGGGAAGCAGAGCTTGTCAAAGAAGACCATGATGTTGCAGAGGAGGGCACAGAGGTGGATACACATCCCACAACTGGAAATGACGATGGAGAGGAAGCGGTTGCAGCAGCTGATGATGCTTCCACGGATGAGGGGAGGCAGATGGATGCAGTTTCCATCAGTAGAGATGTCGATGAGGAGAAAGCTGCCGGTGCGGTTGGTGTTAATGCCACAGGTGAGGACATACAGGTGGATGCAGTTGACCCGACTGTAGTTGATAATCAGGAAAAGGAGATCTCTTCACCTGGTGATGACAGTGCAGGTGAGAAGGGCACGGCTGGAGTTGAGGGTGAAAAAGATGTCATGGCTGCCCAAAATGTTGCTGAAGAATCTGATAGGGTTCCGGAAGAAGCTGAACTCGACATGATTGATAATGTTGTTGCAGAGGAGGTCACAGAGATGGATATTCTCGCCTCAACTGGAAATGGCAATGAGGATGAAGGGGTCGTAACAGCTGGTGATGCTTCTGCAGATGAGGGGACGTCGATGGATGCAGTTTCCATCAGTAGAGATGTCAATGAGGAGAAATGTACTGATGCAGCTGGTGTTGGTTCCACAGATGAGGACATGCAGGTGGATGAAGGCGATGAACAGGAAAaagaggctggtgatgatggtgcagATGAGGAGGGTGTTGAAAAACACGCGGTTACTATGACcggagaagatgaagaagatgatatGGCTGAGCAAAACATCGCTGAAGAGGCTGACAGTGTTCCGGAAGAAGCTGAAGTTGACTTGGCTGGTGATGTACCTGAAGAAGAGGACGTGCAGAtatatgaggatgatgatgatgacgaaccTCCACCGTTGGCACGAAGAGGTGTAGGGCGCCCAAAACGAGGTCGTGCATCTTCGAAGGCTCAGGCTGTGGTGAAGCCATCTGTTAAAAGGAAGGATGAGGAGGAGGTGTGCTTCATTTGCTTTGATGGTGGTGAACTTGTGATTTGTGATCGTAG GTTTTGTCCTAAGGCTTATCATCCTTCTTGTATTAATCGGGATGACGACTTCTTCAAGTCAAAGGGCCAATGGACTTGTG GGTGGCACATTTGTAGCAACTGTCAGAAACCTGCTCGCCAAATGTGTTACACATGTACCTTCTCGCTATGTAAAGTGTGCATTAAAGATACAAACTTCATCCCTGTCAGAGGAACTAAAGGCTTCTGTGAGACATGCCTGAATACTGTGATGCTGATAGAGAACAAAGAGGAGGCAACTGAGCAAATG GATGTAGATTTTGATGACAAAGAGAGCTGGTGGTCTTTGTTCAAGGATTATTGGCTGAATTTGAAAGAGAAGTTACCATTGCCATATGCAGAAATATCAGCCGCTAGGCGATCTTATCTTGGTGAACTACCTGAAGCTAATGATGAAGAGGAGGCTAATTCAGACAGTTTACCAAAAACGAGGGGAAAGAAGCGATTAAAGCGTGCTGCTGACGAGGATATCTCCGAAGGGAAAGGCACCACTCGTAAATATACTAAACAAGGCTCAGTTAGCCGTGATGCTAAGCCTAAGAAGCCTAGAGGTGCAAAGGCTAGACAACTGTCAAAGCGTGCTTCGAGCAGTGATCATGGACCAAAAGAATCTGAAAGTGTGGGGACATCGACATCCTCAGCTGAGGAGGCTAGTTGGGCCTCAAAGGAGCTCTTGGATTTTGTTGCACATATGAGGAATGGTGACAAATCAGTGCTATCTCAGTTTGAAGTTCAACGCCTTGTACTTGACTATATCACACGTGAAAATCTGCGGGATCCTCGTGGGAAAAGCATGATAGTTTGTGATTCTTGGCTCCAAAGTCTCTCTGGGAAAGAACGTGTTGGGCATTTTGAAATGCTGAAGCTTCTTGAATCTCATTTTCCTTTGGCTGAGGTCTCACCAGCTGATATCGATGGCAACCATGGTGGTGTTGTAGACCCTGATCCTAGCCAGGACGCTGATGGTAACAGTGAAGCATCAGTTGTGATGAGTTCAGAAAAAAGAAGGAAATCACGGAAGTATGATCCGAGAGCTCTGCAAACGAACCTTGATGACTTCGCCGCGATAGATAACCATAATATCGGCTTGATATACCTGCGTCGCAACCTAATGGAAGAGTTGATAGGTGATGCTGACACATTCAATGAGAAAGTTCTTGGAGCATTTGTGAGAATACGTATATCTGGTACAGGTCAAAGGCAAGACATTTATCGACTTGTGCAGATTGTCG GGACTGGAACAGCTGCTGAGAAGTATAAATGTGGGAAAAAGACAACTGACATAACATTAGAGATACTAAACTTGGACAAGAAAGAGGTTATTACTATTGACATAACCTCAAATCAAGAATTCACTGAG GAGGAATGCAAACGTTTACGACAAAGCATAAAGTGTGGATTCATTTCAAGACTGACAGTG GGAGAGATTCAGGAGAAGGCAAGGGTTCTCCAGTCTGTGAAAGTCAATGAT TGGATTGAAAGTGAAAAGATGCGTCTTGCACATCTTCGTGACCGCGCCAGCGATATGGGCCATAGAAAAGA GCTTAGAGAATGTGTAGAGAAGCTGAAGCTTCTAAGTACTCCAGAGGAGCGTGCTCGTAGGCTAAAGGAAGAACCTGAAATACATGCTGACCCTGCCATGGATCCGAATTATGAATCTCCAGAAGAACCAGAGGAGGATGCTGAGAGAA GTAGCTTCAGTAAGCTGAGAGGTTCTTTCTCTAGGAAAGATATCAATCCAGTGTCTCCTGGTAAAGGAGAGGGTAGAAACGCTGCACGAGATTCAAGAACTAACTGGGAGTCAAACCGAAACACATGGTCAAGTACACAATTGGAATCGCCTCATGGACGGAGATCTACATTTTCTTCTCATGGTGAAAGTGCTGGTTACACAGGTAAATCAGAGAGTCCAAACATCAGTGCACAAAAAGTTAATGTGGAAGTCACGGCAGCTAATACTCCACACGGGCCATCTGTTATCTCATCCCAAACTCTAACGGCTAATTTAATGTCGCCAACGCCAGCATCACAGTCAACAGTCAATGAGTCTGAAAAGATATGGCAGTACATGGACCCCTCTAATAAAATCCAAGGCCCCTTTTCAATAGTTCAGCTGCGTAAATGGAACAGCAGTGGGTACTTCCCACATAATTTGAAAATATGGAAGTCTAATGAGAAGCAGGAGGACTCAATATTGTTGCCTGATGCTTTGGCTGGGAAGTTTGAGAAAGACCTGCCTCCATGGGAACCACCACTTGGTAGCTCTTCTCAAACGGACAAAGGTTACTTGAGAAGCAGCTCAGATGTAGGTGCTAGACCCTCTGACTCCCTTGTGGAAAGGACAAAAGCTGGTGAACATATTTCAAAATCAGCAGTTTTAAATAAGTCACAGTCTTTCCCAGATACAACCAATGCTGGATCAACCGTGATCCAGTCTGGCGCACAAAGTTATTATGGTACGCAGAATCCTCAGGCAGCTTTTGCAAGCCAACAATCTCTCATTGAAAGTTGGAATGCATCCTCAAGTCAGTTTGGTGCTGCAGTAAATCCTATGACACTTCCTCAGCCTACCATAGGAGGAGGCTTTTCAGGACAGAATAATACAGTTGCAGGAAATGTAGGTCAGCTAACTCCTGTGCCAGCTCCTGCAACAGTGGGCACAGAAATTGTTAATTCGCAGTCTTCAG ATCGTGGACTAGGTCAGCCCGGAGCTGCGCCATCAAACACTCAGCAATTTGAAG ATGCAAGGAACCAATCAACCGATGCCTCCAACTCGACACAGCTGATGACACATGCACAAGTGGCAAACACATCTGGCCAAGCTCAGGGGGCTGGAAATACGAATTGGGGATCCGCACTTCAGAGTAATGCAAACATGGCCTGGGGAGTGATGGGACAGGCTAATATGAACATGCCCTGGGCAGCACCAGCACAAGGTGCCGCCAGCTACAACATGGGTATGACCATGCCAACACAGCAAAATGCAGTCCAAAACATGGGCTGGGTCACACCAAATCCAGGAAACACCAACATGAATATGGTGTGGCCTACAAATCAAGGCCAAGGGACTCCAAATGCAGCTGCTATGATGGGAGCTCAGATGCAAGGAGTTGCGATGGCCCCTTGGGGCGGTGCCATTGCGCAAGGAAATGCAAATTCTTATCCTGGTTGGGTGCCCCAAGTTGGAAACGCAAGTCAAAATGCCGGCGGCTGGAGTGCTCCTCCGCAGGGAAATTCAGGTCCTAACCCTGTAAATGGCACAGGCCAGGGGAATAATAACGTGAACTGGAATTCACCAAGTGGGAACCCGACATGGAACAACCAGCAGGAATTTAATGGTGGTGGCTCGCGTGGGAGGTCATGGAGGCCGCAGTCTGGGGTTCGGGGGACACGGCCACCCTGCCATCTCTTCCAGAGGACTGGTAGCTGCAACAAAGAGCATTGCCCCTATTCCCATACGCCAGGAGACGAGGGATATTCACAGAGAAACGATCGCCACTTTGACAGGCGGCCTTCGAGCAACGAGAGATCTCGGCATGACAGGCGGCCTTCGAGCAACGAGAGACCTCAGCATGATAGGCGGCCTTCGAGCAACGAGAGACCTCAGCATGACAGGCAAAACGATAAACATTTTGATCGTCAAGCGTCAGGCAGCGAGAGGCAGCAGGATAGGCCCGACAGCAGGCAGAGTGGCTGGGATGGCTGGGATAACACTGGGAAGGCTGATAGGTCAGAATCAAAAGAGAGGCAGTAG